A stretch of DNA from Sebastes umbrosus isolate fSebUmb1 chromosome 14, fSebUmb1.pri, whole genome shotgun sequence:
ATGTTAATTAAAATCTCCAAGCAGCACGCATGAGTCTTATATCATATATTGTTGCATCACAGAGGCCCTGGCATGATGAACAAAGCACGTTGTTGATAATTAGGGACTGTATGGAAATTATTGGCGTGGGAAGGGGGCTGAACTTTATGTTTGACTTTTAAAAATATCAAGATCCTCCTCAGGCATATTAATATTTGGtttggaccatagactgtatataaagatggtaCGACACTTGCTCCCACTGTAATGAATTGAAGCCGAAATAttccggatacgggagctgccgtcTTGAGAtcttgacgtcatttggagccagagtctgcgcagtagtgatcgggggggctggagccgcggtatcgaggtcacccaactgaaccaatcacgagccgagcacggccgcagcttgtcattgagagagactcacagctgccaatcatgacgtctcactcCCTTATTATAGcctcaaataactaattaaaaccaaacttatcagaaatatgaacacttgaacatccaTCAGTGTGACAAGAACTAcctgaaatgacagaaaccatctttgggaaacatttatGTAACGtgttctttgactttttaagtttggcccatgtcccatccgctaacatggaggaggtaggatttatgacctatactgcagccagccaccagggggcgatcgagatgttttggcttcacttttggggagctgtcatgtcttcctactttatatacagtctgtggtttggACCCTACGTTTGACGTGGGGAAAAAAATTGCATCCAAAGTAGATAACCAATCAGATGTCCCAATAAAGCAGTACTATCCTGCACGTCGTTGTCGGAGAGTTTATGTATAAGACACTAACAATACAACAAGCATAAAACCCCCCTTATTTATCAACTCAACTCAACTGATTTCAAGCTGAATATGTAAAGGGAACAATAATTCTTACATAGCCCAAATAGTAGTGGAATTAGCATTTGCAAAAATGACGGTAAACGTGATAAATGGTGCATCCTGTTTACCGAGCTCACTGTGACTTAATAAGCAATAGGAGCACACACGACACAAGGCGTGTTTTTCACAAAATTGTTTTGGTGTAACcattcaatcttttttttttttttttagcaaatctAGCAAAAAAAGGGtaacatttaatatatatttaatttaaaaaagaaagtaaagttAAAGACCCTCTCCTGCCCTCCAAAGAAAAATCTGACTACCGTTCCGTTTATAATTTTCATACAGCCCCTTGTATCTTAGTCCCCTCTCATGGCCAGGTGTCTTAGCATTTGAGACGAGAACGTGTTTAACAGAATCATAGCAATGAACGAACAAACTAACAATCAGGGGAAATCTTGAGGCCTGTGGCTACAGAAATGAAATGTTTCGGTGACCTTTCAGTTAAGAGCAGGCTGCTGCCTTAACctcctttcctctttctctctatagAAGCACATGagaagtatatatatatatatgtgtgtgtgtgtgtctgcagtggTTGCGGCTGTAACAGCGGCGGTTTTGACGCTGCACAActttttgtgtgcgtgtgcgtgtgtttgtatCTGAAATAACCCCCATGCTTCTAAATCTGGTAGCTTTTAGCCACTTTAATCCTCTGAATCTTCAGTTTAAGCTGAGTTTCATTGACAATAAACCACTTCATAGGACAGCGTGCGAGTTTCCCTTCATACAACCCACTTTAACGTTGTGATTGAAACAGGATGTGGCATGCGTTGTATTTCTTGTTTTCAGTGCCATTATTATCTTAACGGCGTCCAGGTAGCTGCTGCTGGTGAGCAGGAGGAGCTCTACGGTCCCCCACCATCacacccaccccccaccccaccaccaccacccgtcCTCTCACACCATCACTCACAGCTTCATGAGGCTTCCTGTGAAGCCCCAGACACAGGCTGTGGTTACCAGTGGAAAATGTCACTGGGCACTTTAAAGAAGAGAAAGGGGCGAGAATGAAGAGACAAAGGGATGAgcgacagaaaaagagagatagagagagggagggagattgCACAAGAGAGTGAGACAGTGATGTGCTAGTAGCAAGACAGAAGAAAAAGGCAATCTTCTAAACTCGTCAGTCCAGCAGAGGAGATGACAATGTGTTTCCTCTCAGGGACCCCCTGCTACCCTCACTGACCAACGCTCAGAGGTACTGTATCACTTTGGTTTTACTCAAATAATACAAGAATAATGTGCAAGTTGTACCAACTCAAGTCTATATATTCTACtactttcatttattcatttactacTTTACATTCTTCAGTGTCTTTTCACACTACATTTAGATGATGATGTGTATTTTTCATGATCTGCTGTTATTATTAGGAACAAGTGGGGTTTGTTTCCCctgtacattatattataatgtCAATTACGGTGACACATCTGCACTTTCCATAGAGTCACTTACAGTACAGTCCTGCTCAGTTCAGGCGCTGACGGAAAAACACCGTAACGGCCGATGACTCAGACTGGTGACAAAATGTGTGTCTTTACGGAAAATAATGCTCTTTTAATCATAATCTGTACAATGGTACATCTACGTAATACTTTAGTATGTCAATTCTATTCTTCACTgttttattagcagaaatgcaCGACCACCTGTCTACACAGAGTGTGAAACATGAAATTAAACTAAATTCAACTACACATTAAACTAAATTAAGTAATTATTATCAGTATGACCAATAAGAAGCTCttatagtagtagtatgtagcagtacatttcatatttttctctGTCGTGCAGCGGCACAGGTGCCAGTGTTCTCTGTCAGGTTTCACTTCTAACTGCTTGTTGCCGCCTTCTCGAGATGACTATTTAGCTCAGGGTGGATCAAGTATTGTTTTCTCACCCTCAAAACTTTATACAACACTCTGCTGAGGATGACTGGCTGATGCAGTTTcacaaatgaggaaaaaaagaaacattttcatATGGAGGTAGAAACTGGTATGGGTAACTGTTCTCAATCCGCCGCGtttcaattcaatatgctttattggcatggaTTTAACAAggacaatattgccaaagtGTCAAGTGATAATGGGATTATAGAGAAAAAGAACAAAGTTTCAATTCATAAAATCAAGATAATGACATTAAAAgtgagggataatgtacagcgagccggtcattgttgtgaaagaatcctcGATAGGGCGAAGCGACGCGACggggaggggtctctcatcaccctgaaggggattctttcacaacaatgacccgttaTCTGTACGTTATcccatttattacacggctacttacttcataaatcaataatttgacacataaacggtccgccagactccgacatcagaactgcgcccatagcaacggtctgctgtacatagcaacggtctgctgtacatagcaacggtctgctatacatagcaacggtctgctatacatagcaatgttctgctatacatagcaacggtctgctacacatagcaacggtctgctatacatagcaatgttctgctatacatagcaacggtctgctacacatagcaacggtctgctttaaaggaataacagaacgtagaacgccatgattgaccaatcagaattgagtattcaacaacccCATGTACTAAAGAAGTCATAACCACCACTTTGTCTgagtgggagaaaaaaaaataattcaagtttaaactagggctgtcaaagttaacgcagttaagttttctgttgtttattgatttccaataattaatatttacctatatttgcataaagcagcatatttgtccactcccatgttgatcaaagtattaaatacttgacaaatctccctttaaggtacattttgaacagataaaaaatgcgcgattaatttgtgattaattattttaatcgattgacagcccttgtttaAACGCATGTTCCCAAACTATATGGTAAGTGCTGCTTTTGCCCTTTTTGCTTCTTAAGTTCCGCTCTCATGTGTGAACATTTTTCTGCCGAATATGTTAATCTCTTTAACACTATTGATTCCTATTCTCATTCTGATGAACAGTATGTGTTTATCCTCTCTGTTCACAGTCTCATTGTGGTCGTTTGCCATGGAGATCCTGGTGTCCTTATATGTCCTGCTGGTTCTGTTTCCAGTGCATGCAGCCCAGTCTCACAAAGGCTCACAAGGTATAATGGACCACCGCCGTAACTGaaactgtctctgtctctgtgttactgtCTTTTCGGCACAAgggatagaaaataaaaaaaatatctgtcattgatatatttaatttagtctTCCTGGTGAATCTGTAATTTTTGAAGCAAAGCACAGCGGCACTGTCTCTTTTCTGCAAGTCATGACATATATTAATGAATTACAGTATAtgaaaggtgctctatatgatattctGAGCTGATAACTACTAGCTActgtatgtaaagatatagaggagtaatgtctacctgagcagagaatgaacactccctctgtgtgtgttgtaatcagggcttctctgtgttttgttgatatAGCCAGGCCAGCCACACGTGCCTTTTAATGCATGTTgttgcatgtgagcgtgcatctcacggccgccgctctgcactgctctcatatgatAGTTACAGATGATAAAGGTGTCCCGACCGATTGTGGcattgcagaagcgtagcacgcACCCTGAGGTTCCACATCTGGTTAACACTGTTAtttctgtcagcactgttgttgttgttgttttcactgttagcaccgttagatGCAAGCCACTTGCTCAGCCGTCGCCAGGTTGAGAGCCATacggaggcaatagatatgctcccaatctcacatttagcaccttgaAGTTGAAAACAAAATCCCTCAAAAGGGAATTTTACGTCCAGAGATCACTGGTTTATCTGAATGTCCTACATGAGGGACAAGGCAGTTGCACTGATAAAGAGACACCGTCCtaatctctttttttgttgttgttatgtctCTGTCACTCAAGGACTCTCCTGCGTAAATGACTTTGTCAACAATGTCAGCTGTACGTGGGACcgctctccagtggctcctgGTGTGGACTGCTTGATTAATGGTGTGACGACAACCTGGATCTCCAAGAACAACGGGAGACATCGGATAACCATTACGTAAGATGTTaaagatattattttatttggtgCTTCAGAGATGAAAACATGATAACGGCAGCTCTGTCAGTTGATGAAATCTGCAACAGTTCAGTGCTgatttctgtcctttttttctttttctttacttagTCAAAGATGCAAGctgaaacaacacagaaacTCTCCTCCAGGCTGCAGTTTTGTCTTTGAAAATGAAGTAAGTCACTAACGTATCATTGTTAAAGAAGAACATGTAAACATCTCATGGATGTCTCTGCTGAATCactgtttgatttttttaatatttagatCAGCCATCATCGGAAAAATGtttcactgaaataaaaaataaatccataagAATAATCTACAGTCTTACTGCAGAGTTAAATTACCCATATCATTTCTGCCTTCACTGTTTCATTGATTATATTATGGGTCCCTCCAGGAATTCAACGAGTATATAGTTATGCCCTACATCAGCGTGGAGTGTAACGGGACGATGATGGAGAACCTCACAAAATACATACCATTCGATCACAGTGAGTGGCTTttacttatatatattatatatatatatatatacatgcatttttttaattaaattgtattttattttattaacatttaacgttaaaatttaataaaaatattggaaaaaaagtgttttttactcCCTCAGTAAGCTGTTACTTTTTTAGTTGCTCTTGAAAAGTTAttcataaatgtagttaaaaaaagacatgtgaCATAATTTCTCATTTATTACAAGagaatgttggaaaaaaaaaactcactggGGTAACAGGTTTAGGAGGTAATCTGAAACACATTATGACAAAAAAGCAGCTTCTGTTAATTCTTGTATCAGTTATTTTCACAGAAACATCGTTTAAACATCAGGAATTAATTAATTGCATGCTTTTCTTTccgcatgtctgtgtgtgtgtgtgtgtgtgtatgtgatgtgtgtgtgtgtgtgtgtgtgcatacagtcAAAATGCATCCTCCAGGTGTCCCCACTGTCCGCAGCACTACCAATGAGACCAGGATATCATGGAGTCCAGGCAGCCGTCCCTCTGACTTCTTCGTATCTTTTCACTTCGAAGTTCAgatcaaacagaaaaacaagacaTGGAACGTGAGTGCCTGAGCGCATGCATGCATGAATGGGCATTatataaaaattagggctgtcaaaatgaacgtGATAATTACACCTtaacgcaatttttttttaatgtcacttgttttttttaaggcattaacacaatcgatctttcggaggttgtagcgggctcagttttaaagcttgggtgaatatactggcatcatatgaaactagaaaacctaaagaatccattggtaccaaccatgtcatactagtcaacatgtcatactagcttgtcaggaaggaggctaaataatgctccagacTTAAGCTACGTTTTGGCGaggtaaaactggcatggccattttcaaagggatcccttgacctctgacctcaagatatgaatgaaaatgggttctattgggtacccgcgagtctcccctttacagacatgcccactttatgataatcacatgcagttttggacaagtcatagtcaagtcagcacactgacacactgacagctgttgttgcctgttgggctgcagtttgccatgttatgatttgagcttggtgtcaaattatgtTTTCTACCACgctggatctaattttgatagttttaacaatttttaacAGCAATATGGCGAGCATTTAGTGGCTGTTTAGTGTCTGCTTCTTCATGAGAGCATGGGGGTCACAGCATCCAGCGACCTCCTATTGTTGCTGATGGCTTTGTCTCCTTGTGTCGCAATGACCGTGCAAGATatttcagcttcacacacactttcatcgGCGGGAAAATGAAACGGCTCGGTCTTGATGCTTGATTCCCTGGCCGCCATATTGCAGTTAAAAATAGATCCAGCATgctagaaaacatataatttgacaccaagatcactcaaatcgaccaagtagatgaatttctacGAGAGAAACCATTATCGACAGTTTaatttggcggccatcttggattttcaagtggccaatcgtTTATATTAGCTTAGTGACCCCTCGGCAATCATCATGCCATATTTGGTGCTTGTACAACTATTTGCACGATTTGACTGAAAAATTGATGTTATCCGCTCCACTTAGTTTGTCAATCTGTCACTTCCCCTTCCACTAAAGTTTTATCTTAACGTGTCAtgcttgtgtttattttggttcAATGCTCTGCACAGCAGTgcttggtttcacacattggTCAGAGAGATACAAATGCAGCAGAACTGATGCTGCTAATGATTGATATCACTTTGACAGATCATGTCTGGTTGTAAAGATACACCCTAATTATGCGTCAAATGTTCATCCGTTACCAGGAGGCCAGCATTAGCTCCACACAAGAACGAGAGCTGAGGATCCCTGCCTGGCAACTAAAGGGGTATTGCCAGGTCAGGGTGAGAGTCAAACCCACTGATCAACCGCACAATAGCCACTGGAGCAACTGGAGTCCAACAACATCCTGGGTGGCGACAGACACGGTGGCAACAGACACGGTGGCAACTTCACAGGATGAAGGTGACTTAACATTTCGCTTTACCATGTTGTTGGAGTGACAACTAAAAGCAGCTCACAGGCTTacagaaatgcattttaatgaggAAATAGATGTTTACTTTCTGGGGTTCCAAAAATGATCCCAGAccttctgggaaatgtagtcgCCCAGTCAGGTTCAGGGTCTTCATCATGCACTGACAAAAGAAAGGTACATGTGGGGTTGCTTCCTTATAGGGTAGGGGTCTGGTGAAATGTTGTACCTGTGGAGTAAATCAGACACAGACATTTTATGAGTTTCTCGTATTTGAAATCCTTGATGAAATAGATTGAGGAACCATTTATATGATACATCTtccccttaaagggatagttcaggtgttttgaagtggggttgtatgaggtatttatctatagtcagtgtattacctacagtagatgacggtcagcacgcccccagtttggagaaacagacaggagttaccacacggaaCCAGAGCAAACGTATTTTAGACgccctaaaagaaaggcccacctaaaaaaaatctatatcaatttaagtgtaagctgtttttagaatattttcaccgctttaccttacCGTCAGACCGCCCTTtcagacggggaactgaagccgttgtatccatctatgctgtcaccaaagccaccagactccattgaaaaaaactgtaattttaccttgcagaacacaggggttgctggtctaccactgccttgatcggctagtttgtttgtgttattgcgtgtctttggttagttcggattcaccaaagtctcacaataacacaaactaaccaaaATTACAGTTTCTTTCAATGAcgtctggtggctttgatgaGAGCAAAGAcagatacaacggcttcagttccccgtcggaaagggttgtgtgacagcaaggtaaagcggtgaaaatactgtaaatatagcCTACACCTAAACTGATATTGGGGGATTTTTAGGCTGCttaaatacgttttgctgccgcccccgtccacagcagcacattgctttgctcccgtgcagtaactcctgtctgcttctccagaCTGGTGACGTGCCGACCATTATCTActgcaggtaatacactgactatggataagtacctcatacaaccccacttcaaaaacacctgatctatccctttaaggtgcacAAGGGGCAGAAAAGGCAGCTTTGAGTTGTAATGGTGAGGAAAAAATGATTAACTTGTACTGTACATGCTCTTTGTTTCAGAGTGGTTTCTGGGTCAGATATCACCAGTAATGCTGGGAGTGATGTTCAGCTTGGGTCTCCTCATTGTAACGCTGGTCCTTTGCAGGAGTTGTGCGAACAAGAGGTGAGTATAATgttaacttgtgtgtgtgtgtctgtctctgtgtgtgtgtgtttgcgtacAGCATGTCTAATCTAATGGCTCCCTTTTGCCCGTTTCAGGCTCCTCAAAGGGAAGCCACTACCAAACCCTTCGAAATACTTCCACACTCTCCACTCTGTCCACGAAGGAAACCTGAAGGTACAAATAAATGTTCTCACCGAGCGTCAAACATTTTTATCACTATGTCCTCACCACATAGAGCATTTTGACAGATGTGCCTCACAGACTGCAGACTTTACCACACAATCTTATGAACTATTTATACACACCAGGTAACATCACTCTGTAATACTCACATGGCTTGCAACAGTCAAGTGTGATTAACTTTTCATTTGGATTTcttccgtctctgagcagctgtcaatcactcgcaaactccgatcaaacggtcaaactaggcagcgctattctgttactgtaatgactatttctcacctcaaatgttttcagaaacagcttgtagtgtgctgtttagctgtaaaatgagaaagtttgtgagccagcagccatgttgagatcagttgaggaaataccaagcccaAATATGCCTCTTGGTGCGGTTTGACACTGACAATAAAGTCACACTACCAGAGAACTTTCTGAAAATCAGACATTCGCTCACACATGACTACAAATGTCACTATCGTGTCTTTCTTCAGTTTTGTTTCCTGCTCtgagtctctctttctttttccccaGAAATGGCTGAATCCTCTGTCAGCTTCTGAGTCATTCTTCACGGCCCAACCACATGACCGCATCTCCCCGGTTGAGGTGTGCGAAAGCTGGGATGTGGtcccctccacctctccctcctccagccTCACCAGCGCCCTGCTCCACTTCAGGAGCTACCCCTCCGGCTCAGACACCAGCGGGGTCATCgacatttcctcctcttcctcctgcttctcTAACATGGGCTACTTGATGTCCAGCTCCTCCGGCAGCTCGGCTCGAACCGACCCCAATCCTGCCTACTTCACCTATCAGGATGATTTCCACAATCTGCACAACGGCCACaacctccatctctccctctgcccTTCCCTCGACACCTGTCACACCTACGAGAGCCTGAAGAGGGAGCCGCAGAGCCCAGACTCTGGCTTTGGCATCGGGAAGGAAGATGAAGAGGGCATGGGAGATAAAAGGGTCATGGATGTAGAAGGGGAAGAGTGTTCGGATGATCACCGTAGCCCTCCTCTTCTCATTCTGGCTCTCCATCTTCCTTCCCAGATGTTCTCTGCTCCACCCCCTCCCGACGCTCCCAGTCTAACTCCGATATCCTCCGATAGCGAGCAGGTGGATGCACCTGTGGCAGTTGCTAGTGGCAGCTTCACAGCCTGGCCTATGGCTGGTGCCATGAGCAGGTCTTCCTCCATGCCTGTGGAGACCTGTAAAACTGGGTACCTGACCCTCAAAGAGCTACAGACAACATTCAGCAATAAATCCATCTAAAAACTTGTGATGTATCTGGAAGAATCCCTGTGCCCATCATTTTGAATTGAATGTGTTTACATCACAAACAACCTGACTGATTGTTTAGTctaacagaatatatatatatatatattgttcttGTGCAGTTTTGacgtagatttttttttttttcaaattccaTGATTTTTATGCTTTAAACCTGCACTGATTCATTTGTTGGTCACTTGGTGGCATCAGAATGAGCTGAAATCACATAACTGACATATTGTAACCTTATTAAGTTTTCATGGGGAACATCTTAGCAAatagttgcctatttacaccaTCCAACAGACACAGAGCTATATGAGGTGGCTGTGGTTCAgcgggtagagcaggttgtccaccaatcgtaaggttggtggttcgatccccggctgctccaggtcacatgtcgctttgtccttgagcaagacacttaaccccaaattgctcccgaaggcatgaatgagtatttagattagatcctgatgggcaaagttggcaccttagcagcctctgccatcagtgtatgaatgggtgaatactgacatgtagtgtaaagcgctttgagtggtcggaagactagaaaagcgctatataagtccaagtccatttaccataagCATTTATTTTCAG
This window harbors:
- the il2rb gene encoding interleukin-2 receptor subunit beta; protein product: MEILVSLYVLLVLFPVHAAQSHKGSQGLSCVNDFVNNVSCTWDRSPVAPGVDCLINGVTTTWISKNNGRHRITITQRCKLKQHRNSPPGCSFVFENEEFNEYIVMPYISVECNGTMMENLTKYIPFDHIKMHPPGVPTVRSTTNETRISWSPGSRPSDFFVSFHFEVQIKQKNKTWNEASISSTQERELRIPAWQLKGYCQVRVRVKPTDQPHNSHWSNWSPTTSWVATDTVATDTVATSQDEEWFLGQISPVMLGVMFSLGLLIVTLVLCRSCANKRLLKGKPLPNPSKYFHTLHSVHEGNLKKWLNPLSASESFFTAQPHDRISPVEVCESWDVVPSTSPSSSLTSALLHFRSYPSGSDTSGVIDISSSSSCFSNMGYLMSSSSGSSARTDPNPAYFTYQDDFHNLHNGHNLHLSLCPSLDTCHTYESLKREPQSPDSGFGIGKEDEEGMGDKRVMDVEGEECSDDHRSPPLLILALHLPSQMFSAPPPPDAPSLTPISSDSEQVDAPVAVASGSFTAWPMAGAMSRSSSMPVETCKTGYLTLKELQTTFSNKSI